A window from Scleropages formosus chromosome 17, fSclFor1.1, whole genome shotgun sequence encodes these proteins:
- the LOC108938048 gene encoding zinc finger and BTB domain-containing protein 43-like — MESEANSFRVEFPDFSCSILQKLNEQRQVGQLCDITVVIQGRRFRAHKAVLAASSPYFCDQVLLKNSMQVVLPDIMQPSIFESLLQSCYTGTLVLPVGEIVGFLTAASFLQMWHVVDKCTELLGESSSVFCQRSGLSSDHTSPGNSSYHSLSDALDFDSASGYRQFSRGSDCKEGEVEQVPEGSFSPQEQETSLCASPPWEPDHTSTEGTSQDGEDRGGEMVDCQFSRPIYIPPSIMYHKRWIQVKAEKLEKDDSGRDCGGSADTMVKELEERVPEQVSLSEEEFQLAACTNTEEKLELDEGQEGGQSCDEPVDFYGASMEEFSSNRPESDPILSKEDSEAARGEDTADTAVGVQEETSHSGFAAVIYKLYPCQCGKSFTHKSQRDRHMGMHLGLRPYGCTICGKKFKMKHHLVGHMKIHTGIKPYECSICRKRFMWRDSFHRHVSSCTKAHQAKRAAMEQSAQIC; from the coding sequence ATGGAATCTGAGGCCAACTCATTTCGAGTGGAGTTTCCAGACTTCTCCTGTTCCATTCTACAGAAACTGAATGAGCAGAGGCAGGTCGGACAGCTCTGTGACATCACCGTGGTGATCCAGGGCCGCCGTTTCCGGGCACACAAGGCCGTGCTGGCGGCCAGCTCCCCCTATTTCTGTGATCAGGTGTTGCTAAAAAACAGCATGCAGGTGGTGCTGCCAGACATCATGCAGCCAAGCATTTTCGAGAGCCTGCTTCAGTCCTGCTATACGGGCACACTCGTTTTGCCAGTGGGAGAAATTGTGGGGTTCTTGACAGCAGCCAGCTTCCTACAGATGTGGCATGTGGTGGATAAGTGCACAGAGCTGTTGGGGGAAAGCTCATCCGTGTTCTGCCAGAGGTCTGGTCTCAGCAGTGACCACACATCCCCAGGCAACAGCAGCTACCATAGCTTGAGTGATGCCCTCGACTTTGATTCTGCATCAGGATACAGACAGTTTTCTAGGGGTTCAGACTGTAAAGAGGGTGAAGTGGAACAGGTTCCAGAGGGTAGCTTTTCACCCCAAGAGCAGGAAACGTCACTCTGTGCCTCTCCACCCTGGGAGCCGGACCACACAAGCACTGAGGGGACCAGCCAGGATGGGGAGGACAGGGGTGGTGAGATGGTGGATTGCCAGTTCTCCCGTCCTATTTATATCCCACCCAGCATCATGTACCACAAGAGGTGGATTCAAGTGAAGGCAGAGAAGCTAGAGAAGGATGACAGTGGCAGAGACTGTGGTGGGTCGGCAGACACCATGGTCAAGGAACTTGAAGAGAGGGTTCCAGAGCAGGTTAGCCTTTCTGAGGAGGAATTCCAGCTGGCTgcctgcacaaacacagaggagaaGCTGGAACTGGATGAGGGCCAGGAAGGTGGGCAGTCCTGTGATGAGCCAGTGGACTTCTATGGTGCATCCATGGAGGAGTTCTCCAGCAACAGGCCAGAGAGTGATCCCATCCTGTCCAAGGAGGACTCGGAAGCAGCTCGAGGAGAGGATACTGCAGACACTGCAGTGGGAGTCCAGGAGGAAACCTCACATTCAGGCTTTGCAGCAGTAATCTACAAGCTGTATCCCTGTCAATGTGGAAAGAGCTTCACCCACAAGAGCCAGCGAGACCGGCACATGGGCATGCACCTTGGCCTACGGCCTTACGGCTGCAcaatctgtggaaaaaaattcaagatgAAGCACCATCTTGTGGGCCACATGAAGATCCACACAGGCATCAAGCCCTATGAGTGCAGCATCTGCAGGAAGAGGTTTATGTGGAGGGATAGCTTCCATCGGCACGTGTCCTCCTGCACCAAGGCCCACCAGGCTAAGCGGGCTGCTATGGAGCAGTCAGCTCAGATCTGCTGA